The following proteins are co-located in the Microcystis wesenbergii NRERC-220 genome:
- the tatA gene encoding twin-arginine translocase TatA/TatE family subunit, which yields MFGLGWPEIVIIAVVVLLIFGPKKIPEFGAALGKTLRGFKEEINKDDQESEDSDEKMR from the coding sequence ATGTTTGGATTAGGTTGGCCAGAAATAGTAATTATTGCTGTGGTTGTTCTCCTGATATTTGGACCGAAAAAAATACCCGAATTTGGGGCAGCTTTGGGGAAAACTTTACGGGGATTTAAAGAAGAAATCAATAAAGATGATCAAGAAAGTGAAGACAGTGACGAGAAGATGAGATAA
- a CDS encoding DUF3782 domain-containing protein — MSQPITIEDIYKLFEKTNEKFEQSRQEYDRRAAEAKAEADRRAAEYDRRAAEAKAEADRRAAEYDRRAAEAKAEADRRLAELEKTVANTSRAVDSLTTRWGRFVEELVEPAVISLFRAKGIDVKETYSRARVKRQGIAMEIDILAVDETEVVLVECKSRLSKDDVNEFLEKLSRFKQAFPHYKNYQAYGAVAGIEIDEGVDRYAYKQGLFVIKPSGETVEIINDSGFKPKLW, encoded by the coding sequence ATGTCTCAACCGATTACCATCGAAGATATCTATAAACTTTTTGAGAAAACTAACGAAAAGTTTGAACAATCACGCCAAGAATACGATCGCCGGGCCGCTGAAGCTAAGGCCGAAGCCGATCGCCGGGCCGCTGAATACGATCGCCGGGCTGCTGAAGCCAAGGCCGAAGCTGATCGCCGGGCCGCTGAATACGATCGCCGGGCTGCTGAAGCCAAGGCCGAAGCCGATCGCCGTTTAGCCGAGCTAGAGAAAACAGTGGCTAATACCAGTCGTGCCGTGGATAGTTTAACCACTCGCTGGGGAAGATTTGTCGAGGAATTAGTCGAACCTGCTGTTATTAGCCTATTTCGTGCCAAAGGTATCGATGTTAAAGAAACCTACAGTCGTGCCAGGGTAAAACGGCAAGGAATAGCCATGGAGATTGACATTTTAGCCGTCGATGAAACCGAGGTAGTTTTAGTAGAATGTAAGTCTCGTTTATCGAAAGATGATGTCAATGAGTTTTTAGAAAAATTAAGTCGATTTAAACAAGCATTTCCCCATTATAAAAACTATCAGGCTTATGGTGCAGTGGCGGGAATAGAAATAGACGAAGGAGTAGATCGTTATGCCTATAAACAAGGTTTATTTGTGATTAAACCATCGGGAGAAACGGTAGAAATCATTAATGATTCTGGTTTCAAGCCTAAATTATGGTAA
- the queG gene encoding tRNA epoxyqueuosine(34) reductase QueG, producing the protein MVTETQIKEKALELGFHGVGIASVDSQDSAASHLKSWLERGYHADMDWMTNPKRQDIKTLWPEVRSLIGLALNYYTPQQHSQEQNHGKISRYAWGRDYHKVLSKKLKALSQWLESQGEQIQTRYYVDTGPVQDKVWAQRAGIGWIAKNGNLITRNYGSWVFLGEILTNLPLESDRPHSAHCGTCSRCLSACPTQAIVSPSVVDANRCIAYHTIENRAVTLPTEIAKNLQGWVAGCDICQDVCPWNQRFAQVTDVEDFQPRPENLSPRLEELANLTIEEWDRRFISSALRRIKPQQWRRNAQANLAHSPNPPQDDN; encoded by the coding sequence ATGGTGACAGAAACACAAATCAAAGAAAAAGCTCTAGAGTTGGGCTTCCATGGGGTCGGTATTGCCTCTGTGGACAGCCAAGACTCGGCGGCATCCCATCTAAAAAGCTGGTTAGAGCGGGGTTATCACGCTGATATGGATTGGATGACTAACCCGAAACGACAGGATATCAAAACTCTTTGGCCAGAAGTGCGATCGCTAATTGGTCTCGCCCTTAACTACTACACCCCCCAGCAACACAGTCAAGAACAAAACCATGGCAAAATCTCCCGTTATGCTTGGGGAAGGGATTATCACAAAGTATTAAGTAAAAAATTAAAAGCCCTCAGTCAATGGTTAGAAAGTCAGGGGGAGCAAATTCAAACCCGTTACTATGTGGATACTGGACCTGTACAGGATAAAGTTTGGGCCCAAAGAGCAGGGATCGGCTGGATTGCCAAGAATGGTAACTTAATTACCCGTAATTACGGCAGTTGGGTCTTTTTAGGGGAAATATTAACTAATTTACCTTTAGAATCCGATCGACCCCATAGCGCCCATTGTGGCACCTGTAGCCGTTGTTTAAGCGCTTGTCCCACCCAAGCAATAGTTAGTCCCTCTGTGGTGGATGCTAATCGCTGTATTGCTTACCATACTATCGAAAATCGTGCTGTAACTTTGCCTACAGAAATTGCCAAGAATTTACAAGGTTGGGTAGCTGGCTGCGATATCTGTCAAGATGTCTGTCCTTGGAATCAACGTTTTGCCCAAGTTACCGACGTGGAGGATTTTCAACCTCGCCCAGAAAACCTCTCGCCAAGGTTGGAGGAATTAGCTAATCTAACTATAGAGGAGTGGGATCGTCGTTTCATCTCGTCAGCCCTACGTCGGATTAAACCCCAGCAGTGGCGACGTAATGCCCAAGCTAATTTAGCTCATTCCCCTAACCCCCCACAAGATGACAATTAA
- a CDS encoding IS4 family transposase translates to MNQYNALKQALKPHLRWHGARLSFLALFLLALLKVKTVNLKELALGFEGRVLVESHYKRLQRFFGDFEIDYPEIARIVVQWLNIPQPWVLSIDRTNWSFGSHHYNILTVGIVHEGVAIPILWWMLKKKKGNSNSDERMRFIEEMLKIFPSAEIRCLCGDREFIGLAWLRYLLLEPMLAFCLRIRATDKIEYNGKRLAAKVIFAHLAIGESQRLQGSCLIWGYPVSVEALRLPDNSLLIVIGQPDCLGLIQDYAQRWGIETLFGIFKTRGFCLESTHFTDPKRLRKLLALLTLALVCSLKTGLEIHHLNPIPIKKHGRRAKSLFRLGLDHLRHLILNPSLPNFSLFLQSLHFLSCT, encoded by the coding sequence ATGAACCAGTATAATGCGTTGAAACAAGCTCTCAAACCTCATTTGCGATGGCACGGAGCAAGACTCTCTTTCCTCGCTCTATTCTTACTGGCTCTGTTGAAAGTAAAAACCGTCAACCTCAAGGAATTAGCCCTAGGTTTTGAAGGTCGGGTATTGGTAGAGTCCCATTACAAACGATTACAACGCTTTTTTGGGGACTTCGAGATAGATTACCCTGAAATAGCTCGCATTGTAGTCCAGTGGCTCAATATCCCTCAACCCTGGGTATTGAGTATTGACCGCACCAATTGGTCATTTGGTAGTCATCACTACAACATCCTCACAGTCGGCATTGTCCATGAAGGGGTAGCTATTCCCATTCTCTGGTGGATGCTCAAGAAGAAAAAAGGCAACTCAAACAGCGATGAACGGATGCGTTTTATTGAGGAGATGCTGAAGATTTTTCCTTCTGCGGAGATTCGTTGCTTGTGTGGAGACCGTGAGTTTATTGGGCTGGCGTGGCTGAGGTATCTTTTGCTTGAACCGATGCTGGCTTTCTGTTTAAGAATTCGGGCGACAGACAAGATTGAGTACAATGGCAAGCGGTTGGCCGCCAAGGTTATTTTTGCCCATCTTGCCATTGGTGAATCTCAACGTCTGCAGGGGAGTTGTCTAATTTGGGGTTATCCCGTTTCTGTAGAGGCTCTTCGCTTACCCGATAATTCTTTGCTCATCGTCATTGGACAGCCCGATTGTCTGGGTCTGATTCAGGATTATGCCCAACGTTGGGGTATTGAAACTCTTTTTGGCATCTTTAAGACCCGTGGGTTTTGTCTAGAATCTACTCACTTTACTGACCCAAAACGTCTGCGTAAGCTTTTAGCCTTACTGACTTTAGCTTTGGTCTGCTCTCTCAAGACAGGATTGGAGATACATCATCTTAATCCAATTCCTATCAAGAAACATGGTCGCCGAGCAAAAAGCCTCTTTCGGCTAGGTTTAGACCACCTTCGTCATCTTATTCTCAATCCTTCATTACCTAACTTTTCTCTTTTTCTCCAGTCCTTACATTTTTTGTCCTGTACTTAG
- the ndhL gene encoding NAD(P)H-quinone oxidoreductase subunit L encodes MQSILTQETIIIALIYLSLSVLYLLVIPAVVYYYLNTRWYVASSWERGFMYFLMSFFFPGMLLLSPFLNFRPQRRTLKA; translated from the coding sequence ATGCAATCAATTCTGACGCAAGAAACCATTATCATCGCCCTGATCTACCTATCTCTCAGTGTCTTGTATTTGCTCGTCATTCCCGCCGTTGTCTACTACTACCTCAATACGCGCTGGTATGTGGCATCTTCTTGGGAAAGAGGGTTTATGTACTTTCTGATGAGCTTTTTCTTCCCCGGGATGCTGTTGTTAAGTCCTTTCCTTAACTTCCGTCCCCAACGTCGTACCCTAAAAGCCTAA
- a CDS encoding DUF3007 family protein — protein MRRIDVIGIGIGMFAMGGILYIILQKTGLDSASAGIWSQAVLVGGVIGWIFTYLFRVATDNMTYGKQRKDYEDAVFKKRLEAMTPEEIAQMQREIEEEKTK, from the coding sequence ATGAGACGCATTGATGTCATCGGGATTGGTATAGGGATGTTTGCTATGGGCGGCATCCTCTACATTATCCTGCAAAAAACCGGTTTAGATAGTGCTTCGGCGGGAATTTGGAGTCAAGCGGTGTTGGTAGGTGGTGTCATCGGTTGGATTTTTACCTATCTGTTTCGAGTCGCCACCGATAATATGACCTACGGCAAACAGCGCAAGGATTACGAAGATGCCGTCTTTAAAAAACGTCTGGAAGCGATGACTCCCGAAGAAATCGCCCAAATGCAGCGGGAGATTGAAGAAGAAAAAACTAAATAG
- a CDS encoding gluconeogenesis factor YvcK family protein, whose product MSPFKQTLRELNAQKGKIAASVGRKTPKRVNRWFKWLSPGLFVKRWLLISLSGVFLTSFGLAIWVKLTPVNRFLEFVSQALETIARLVPNSVSGPLAVLLGVFLLFWGQSRTVETITEALQPDASEELVDRLRAHRRLHRGPKIVAIGGGTGLSTLLRGLKQYSSNITAIVTVADDGGSSGRLRREMGILPPGDIRNCIAALADEEKLLTELFQYRFHAGDGLSGHSFGNLFISAMTEITGDLEQAIDASAKVLAIRGKVLPATLTDVSLWAKLADGRIIEGESKITEAMGQIRQIGCHPADPVALPAALAAIKEADYIIIGPGSLYTSIIPNLLVPAIRQALAQVTVPRVYVCNIMTQPGETDNYSVADHIRAIEKVCEERIFDAVLAQRTAPSPQSLQLYAQEHSHPVFLDREEVGKMGYRIVLANVMAEDEVTAKVSHDPQRLARVLWRWYAKK is encoded by the coding sequence ATGAGTCCATTTAAACAGACCCTACGGGAACTCAACGCTCAGAAGGGGAAAATAGCCGCTTCTGTGGGCAGAAAAACGCCTAAACGGGTTAATCGTTGGTTTAAATGGCTTTCTCCCGGTCTTTTTGTCAAACGCTGGCTTTTAATCAGTTTAAGCGGCGTTTTTCTCACCTCCTTCGGTTTGGCTATTTGGGTAAAATTAACCCCGGTTAATCGCTTTTTAGAGTTTGTTTCCCAAGCATTAGAAACGATCGCCCGTTTGGTCCCCAATTCTGTTTCCGGGCCGCTGGCGGTTTTGTTGGGTGTCTTTTTGTTATTCTGGGGTCAGAGTCGCACCGTCGAAACGATTACAGAAGCACTACAACCGGACGCATCGGAGGAATTAGTCGATCGCCTACGGGCCCATCGTCGTCTCCATCGCGGCCCGAAAATTGTGGCGATCGGTGGCGGTACGGGTTTATCGACGCTTTTACGCGGTTTAAAACAGTATAGTTCCAATATCACCGCTATTGTCACCGTAGCTGATGATGGCGGTTCTTCGGGCCGATTACGCCGGGAAATGGGCATTTTACCCCCGGGGGATATTCGCAATTGTATCGCCGCTTTAGCCGATGAGGAAAAGTTATTAACGGAATTGTTTCAATATCGCTTTCATGCCGGGGATGGTTTATCGGGCCACAGTTTTGGTAATTTATTTATCAGCGCTATGACCGAGATTACCGGCGATCTGGAACAGGCGATCGATGCTAGTGCCAAAGTTTTGGCGATTCGTGGGAAAGTTCTACCTGCTACCCTTACCGATGTTAGTCTCTGGGCTAAGTTAGCCGATGGGCGCATTATTGAGGGAGAATCGAAGATAACCGAAGCTATGGGGCAAATTCGTCAGATTGGCTGTCATCCTGCCGATCCGGTAGCTTTACCGGCTGCTTTAGCGGCGATCAAGGAGGCAGATTATATTATTATCGGGCCGGGTAGTCTTTATACCAGTATTATCCCTAATTTGTTGGTTCCCGCCATTCGTCAGGCCCTAGCACAGGTGACAGTCCCCCGCGTCTATGTTTGTAATATTATGACCCAGCCGGGGGAAACGGATAATTATTCGGTGGCTGATCATATTCGGGCGATCGAAAAAGTCTGCGAGGAACGCATCTTTGATGCGGTTTTAGCCCAAAGAACTGCACCATCACCCCAATCCCTACAATTATACGCCCAAGAGCATAGTCATCCTGTGTTTTTAGATCGCGAGGAAGTGGGAAAAATGGGTTATCGCATTGTTTTAGCGAATGTAATGGCAGAAGATGAAGTTACTGCCAAAGTTAGTCATGATCCCCAACGTTTAGCCCGAGTTTTATGGCGCTGGTATGCTAAAAAGTGA
- a CDS encoding ABC transporter ATP-binding protein translates to MDYLLEVEQVYAGYVQDLYILQGVNFRIAPGELVTVIGPNGAGKSTLAKTIFGLLKPSAGTITFKGKNITGWKSNQIVPLGMGYVPQIANVFPSLSIEENLEMGAFTSKEAIKPLKKRIYAMFPRLLERRRQKAGTLSGGERQMLAMGRALMLEPELLILDEPSAALSPILVTSVFEQIKAINQRGTAIILVEQNAKKALMMSDRGYVLESGQDRFQGSGQDLLNNPKVGELYLGAAHHGAPGKN, encoded by the coding sequence ATGGATTATCTTTTAGAAGTTGAACAAGTTTATGCTGGTTATGTGCAGGATTTATACATATTGCAAGGGGTTAACTTTCGCATTGCACCGGGGGAATTAGTCACGGTTATCGGTCCCAATGGTGCGGGAAAATCTACCCTCGCTAAGACGATTTTTGGTTTATTAAAACCCAGTGCTGGAACTATCACTTTTAAGGGAAAAAATATCACTGGTTGGAAATCTAATCAAATCGTTCCCCTCGGTATGGGTTATGTTCCCCAAATTGCTAATGTTTTTCCATCCCTGAGCATCGAGGAAAATCTGGAAATGGGGGCTTTTACCAGTAAAGAAGCGATTAAACCGCTAAAAAAGCGTATTTATGCCATGTTTCCCCGTTTGCTTGAGCGCCGTCGTCAGAAAGCTGGCACTTTATCCGGAGGAGAAAGACAGATGTTAGCCATGGGAAGAGCGCTGATGTTGGAGCCGGAATTATTAATTCTCGATGAACCTTCGGCAGCTTTATCTCCTATCTTAGTAACCAGCGTTTTTGAACAGATAAAAGCGATTAATCAGAGGGGAACTGCCATTATTTTAGTGGAACAGAATGCCAAAAAAGCCCTAATGATGTCCGATCGAGGTTATGTTTTAGAAAGTGGTCAAGATCGTTTTCAGGGATCGGGTCAAGATTTACTCAATAACCCGAAAGTAGGGGAATTATACCTCGGTGCAGCCCACCATGGCGCACCAGGAAAGAATTAA
- a CDS encoding Tic20 family protein, whose amino-acid sequence MTWRGSTDTKDRIFAALVYLLPLYSAFAFGIFIFQQIPFLGAALVIVLAPLAFLYSSLGSFGSLIIFFVLFFAVVRNPRISHFIRFNTMQAILIDILVYLLGLVLGFVARGLGANLVVETLFNVVFLGAFAACVYSIIQSVIGKYADIPTISDAAYSQVGG is encoded by the coding sequence ATGACTTGGCGCGGCTCAACCGATACAAAAGATCGCATTTTTGCAGCTTTAGTATATCTTTTACCCTTATATTCGGCTTTTGCCTTCGGTATCTTTATCTTTCAGCAAATCCCTTTCTTAGGAGCGGCCTTAGTAATAGTTTTAGCTCCCTTAGCTTTTCTCTATAGTTCTCTGGGAAGCTTTGGCAGTTTAATTATCTTTTTCGTCCTCTTTTTCGCCGTGGTACGCAATCCCCGCATCAGTCATTTTATCCGGTTTAACACCATGCAGGCGATTTTAATCGATATTTTGGTGTATTTATTGGGATTGGTCTTAGGTTTCGTCGCTAGGGGTTTAGGGGCGAATTTAGTGGTAGAAACTCTTTTTAACGTCGTCTTTTTGGGAGCATTTGCCGCCTGTGTTTACAGCATTATACAGTCGGTTATCGGCAAATACGCCGATATTCCCACAATTTCCGATGCGGCCTATTCCCAGGTGGGAGGTTAG
- the hoxE gene encoding bidirectional hydrogenase complex protein HoxE: MQTANPPQTEKKEHPSGDKRFKVVEITMKRAGYNQSALIEVLHKAQEAFGFLEEDVLLYVARALKLPLSRVYGVATFYHLFSLKPAGKHTCIICMGTACYVKGSGKILEDIENAFDVKVGETTADGEISLVSARCIGACGIAPAVVFDGVVAPKQDSETVLAKLQSFSQ, translated from the coding sequence ATGCAAACTGCCAATCCTCCTCAAACGGAGAAAAAAGAGCATCCCAGTGGCGATAAACGCTTCAAAGTCGTCGAAATTACCATGAAGCGAGCAGGATATAATCAATCAGCCCTGATTGAAGTCCTGCACAAAGCGCAAGAAGCTTTTGGATTCCTAGAAGAAGATGTTCTCCTCTACGTTGCCCGGGCGCTAAAACTGCCCCTCAGTCGCGTCTATGGGGTAGCAACCTTCTACCATCTCTTTTCCCTGAAACCGGCGGGAAAACACACCTGTATCATCTGTATGGGGACTGCTTGTTATGTCAAAGGCAGCGGCAAAATCCTCGAAGACATCGAAAACGCCTTTGATGTCAAAGTGGGAGAAACCACCGCCGATGGAGAAATTTCCCTAGTGTCGGCCCGTTGTATCGGGGCCTGTGGGATTGCGCCGGCCGTGGTCTTCGATGGAGTCGTGGCCCCTAAACAAGATTCGGAAACTGTCTTAGCAAAACTACAGAGTTTCTCCCAGTAA
- the nuoF gene encoding NADH-quinone oxidoreductase subunit NuoF translates to MDLQELLAVAEKEKARQKSIRVHCCTSTGCQAANSLQIEKNLATAVKEADLGDKVEVVGVGCMGFCGRGPLVEVDPQDLLYEEVTPESAASIIAALNGGKTEVQLGDSKHPFFSHQVKIVRENSGKIDPDRIEEYIAVGGYQSLYKALYEMTPAQVVEEITQSGLRGRGGAGYPTGLKWATVAKQPGKQKYVICNADEGDPGAFMDRSVLESDPHLVLEGMAIAAYAVGADHGYIYVRAEYPLAIDRLQKAINQAKKFGLMGSQVFESTFDFKLDIRIGAGAFVCGEETALIHSIEGGRGTPRTRPPYPAQSGLDGCPTLINNVESYANIAAIIREGAAWYANIGTASSKGTKIFALTGKIRNNGLIEVPMGITLREIVEEMGGGIPDGQVKAVQTGGPSGGCIPANLLDTPVDYESLAKLGSMMGSGGMVVMDDTTSMVEVAKFYMEFCREESCGKCIPCRTGTVQMFELLAKIIARKADIHDLENLEHLCQMVKETSLCGLGQSAPNPILSTLKYFKEEYLALLEEIKHPVSV, encoded by the coding sequence ATGGACTTACAAGAATTATTGGCAGTGGCCGAGAAGGAAAAAGCTAGACAAAAAAGCATCCGGGTGCATTGTTGCACTTCCACCGGTTGCCAAGCTGCTAACTCCCTCCAAATCGAAAAAAACCTCGCCACTGCCGTCAAAGAAGCAGACCTAGGGGATAAAGTCGAAGTGGTGGGGGTCGGTTGTATGGGTTTTTGTGGTCGCGGTCCGTTGGTGGAAGTGGATCCCCAGGACCTCTTATACGAAGAAGTCACCCCGGAAAGTGCGGCCAGCATTATTGCAGCCTTAAACGGCGGCAAAACCGAGGTGCAATTAGGGGACTCAAAACATCCCTTTTTCTCCCATCAAGTCAAAATTGTCCGGGAAAATAGCGGTAAAATCGATCCCGATCGCATTGAGGAATATATCGCCGTCGGGGGTTATCAATCTCTCTACAAGGCCCTCTACGAGATGACTCCGGCCCAGGTGGTGGAGGAAATCACCCAAAGCGGTTTGCGTGGCCGGGGCGGTGCCGGTTATCCCACCGGTTTAAAATGGGCGACGGTGGCTAAACAACCGGGTAAACAAAAATACGTTATCTGTAATGCCGATGAAGGGGATCCCGGGGCGTTTATGGACCGCAGCGTCTTGGAAAGTGACCCCCATTTAGTCCTGGAAGGAATGGCGATCGCTGCCTATGCCGTGGGGGCCGATCATGGTTATATCTATGTTAGGGCTGAATATCCCCTAGCGATCGATCGTCTGCAAAAAGCGATTAATCAGGCCAAAAAATTCGGTTTAATGGGTTCCCAAGTATTCGAGTCCACTTTCGATTTTAAGCTGGATATCCGCATCGGGGCGGGAGCTTTTGTCTGTGGAGAGGAAACCGCTCTCATCCATTCCATCGAAGGCGGCCGCGGCACTCCCCGCACCCGTCCCCCCTATCCGGCCCAATCGGGCCTCGATGGTTGTCCCACCCTGATTAATAACGTCGAGTCCTACGCTAATATCGCCGCTATTATCCGCGAGGGGGCCGCTTGGTACGCCAATATCGGTACTGCCAGCAGTAAAGGCACAAAAATCTTCGCTTTAACGGGAAAAATCCGCAATAATGGGCTGATTGAAGTGCCGATGGGTATTACTCTCCGGGAAATTGTCGAGGAGATGGGGGGTGGTATTCCCGATGGTCAGGTGAAAGCGGTACAAACCGGCGGCCCCTCTGGGGGTTGTATTCCCGCTAATTTACTCGATACTCCCGTAGATTACGAATCCTTAGCCAAACTCGGTTCGATGATGGGATCTGGGGGGATGGTGGTCATGGATGATACCACCAGTATGGTGGAAGTGGCGAAATTCTATATGGAATTCTGTCGCGAGGAGTCCTGTGGTAAATGTATCCCCTGTCGCACGGGAACAGTACAAATGTTTGAATTATTGGCCAAAATTATCGCTCGAAAGGCCGATATTCACGACCTCGAAAACCTAGAACATCTCTGTCAAATGGTCAAGGAAACCAGTCTTTGCGGTCTTGGTCAAAGCGCTCCCAATCCGATTTTAAGTACCCTAAAGTATTTTAAGGAGGAATATCTGGCTCTGTTAGAGGAAATCAAGCACCCCGTCTCTGTTTGA
- a CDS encoding HAD-IA family hydrolase codes for MTIKVVLFDFDGTIADTHDTFVEIVNRLAKNFGYQPVNEEDLARLKNLSSQEIIKQSQVSPVKIPFLLYRVKRELNKQIECLKPFHGWHHCLATLKERGYRLGIITSNTKENVTLFLGNNQLLNLFDFIYSGTPLFSKHKIIDRLIRQNKFCPDEMIYVGDETRDITAAQKSQVQVVAVAWGFNSPQILTQFNPDHLIHHPLELLDILDRAG; via the coding sequence ATGACAATTAAAGTAGTCCTGTTCGATTTTGATGGTACTATCGCCGATACCCACGATACTTTCGTGGAGATTGTCAATCGTTTGGCTAAAAATTTTGGTTATCAACCCGTCAACGAGGAAGATTTGGCCAGACTAAAAAACCTTAGTTCCCAAGAAATTATTAAACAATCCCAAGTTTCCCCCGTTAAAATCCCTTTTTTACTCTATCGAGTTAAACGGGAATTAAATAAACAAATTGAATGTCTGAAACCTTTCCATGGCTGGCATCACTGCCTCGCCACTCTTAAAGAAAGAGGCTATAGATTGGGAATAATAACTTCTAATACCAAAGAAAATGTCACCCTATTTTTAGGTAATAATCAACTATTAAATTTATTTGATTTTATCTATTCGGGAACGCCTTTATTCAGCAAACACAAAATTATCGATCGCCTGATCCGACAAAATAAATTCTGTCCCGATGAAATGATTTATGTCGGCGATGAAACTAGAGATATTACTGCTGCCCAAAAAAGTCAAGTGCAGGTGGTGGCAGTCGCTTGGGGCTTTAATTCCCCTCAAATTCTCACTCAATTTAACCCCGATCATCTCATTCATCATCCCCTAGAATTATTGGATATTTTAGATAGGGCCGGCTGA
- the lpdA gene encoding dihydrolipoyl dehydrogenase — MSEFDYDLIIIGAGVGGHGAALHAVKCGLKTAIIEAKDMGGTCVNRGCIPSKALLAASGRVRELADSDHLKSLGIAIGGVNFDRPTIADHANNLVSKIRGDLTNSLKRLKVDTIHGWGKIAGPQKVSVIGDSGEKIYTAKDIMLCPGSVPFVPPGIEIDHKTVFTSDEAVRLETLPKWIAIIGSGYIGLEFSDIYTALGCEVTMIEALDSLMPGFDPEISKIAERVLIKPRDIETYVGVLAKSIKPGTPVAIELVDAKSKEAIEILEVDACLVATGRIPATKNLGLEFVGVELDKRGFIAVNDKMQVIQDGEPIPHLWAVGDATGKMMLAHAASGQGVIAIENICNRPKTIDYRSIPAAAFTHPEISYVGLTEPQAEVLAQQEGYKVAAVKTYFKGNSKALAEGETEGIAKVVYRQDTGELLGVHIIGIHASDLIQEAANAIAERKSVHELAFRIHTHPTLSEVLDEAYKRAEVAA; from the coding sequence ATGAGTGAATTCGATTACGATTTAATTATTATCGGTGCTGGAGTTGGTGGCCACGGGGCAGCCCTACACGCAGTCAAATGTGGGCTAAAAACGGCTATTATCGAAGCCAAAGATATGGGAGGAACCTGTGTCAATCGCGGTTGTATTCCCTCTAAAGCTTTACTGGCAGCCTCGGGACGAGTGCGGGAATTAGCCGATAGTGACCATCTGAAAAGTCTAGGTATTGCCATCGGTGGCGTTAATTTTGACCGTCCAACAATTGCCGATCATGCTAACAACCTTGTCAGTAAAATTAGAGGCGATCTCACTAATAGTCTTAAACGTCTCAAGGTTGATACTATCCACGGTTGGGGAAAAATCGCTGGCCCGCAAAAAGTTAGCGTCATCGGGGATAGTGGCGAAAAAATCTACACCGCTAAGGATATTATGCTCTGTCCGGGGTCGGTTCCCTTTGTCCCACCGGGGATCGAGATCGATCATAAAACGGTTTTTACCAGCGATGAGGCCGTTAGATTAGAAACTTTACCCAAGTGGATCGCAATTATCGGTAGTGGTTATATCGGTCTGGAATTTTCGGATATATACACCGCTTTGGGTTGTGAAGTGACGATGATCGAAGCTTTAGATAGTCTCATGCCTGGATTTGACCCAGAAATCTCGAAAATCGCTGAAAGAGTTCTGATTAAACCTAGAGACATCGAGACTTATGTGGGAGTTTTGGCAAAAAGTATTAAACCGGGGACTCCTGTGGCCATTGAACTGGTGGACGCAAAAAGTAAAGAAGCGATCGAAATTTTAGAAGTAGATGCTTGTTTAGTCGCTACAGGAAGAATTCCGGCGACCAAGAATCTCGGATTGGAATTTGTGGGGGTAGAACTGGATAAACGCGGTTTTATTGCCGTTAATGACAAAATGCAGGTAATTCAGGACGGTGAACCGATTCCCCATCTCTGGGCCGTGGGCGATGCTACGGGTAAAATGATGTTAGCTCACGCTGCTTCGGGTCAAGGGGTAATAGCCATTGAAAATATCTGTAATCGCCCAAAAACCATCGATTATCGCAGTATTCCCGCCGCCGCTTTTACCCACCCCGAAATTAGTTATGTGGGTTTAACGGAACCGCAAGCAGAAGTTTTGGCACAGCAAGAAGGGTATAAGGTCGCTGCTGTCAAGACCTATTTTAAGGGAAATTCTAAAGCTTTAGCGGAAGGAGAAACGGAAGGCATCGCTAAAGTCGTTTATCGTCAGGATACGGGGGAATTACTCGGTGTTCATATTATCGGTATCCACGCATCGGATTTAATTCAAGAAGCGGCCAATGCGATCGCTGAACGTAAATCTGTCCATGAACTCGCTTTCCGCATCCACACCCATCCAACTCTCTCAGAAGTCCTCGACGAAGCTTATAAACGCGCTGAAGTGGCAGCATAG